From Actinosynnema mirum DSM 43827, a single genomic window includes:
- a CDS encoding DUF742 domain-containing protein, whose translation MAERSGADGRAFGRNFNYQEWATGGFRFVEPDAHPTQDEEAEDAPSPWAEQARRARDEGTEQGQGDMAQREVEDSSYDYDDVPNRFDIDGYGSGLFGGPGADLFGAHGLPESVPEQLPYTTGPQPVVRQEEHPAAESGSLVRPYTRTGGRTRPDYDLAIEALISTSERGLERDAAVLPEHRSICGLCTDTRSVAEVAALLRLPLGVARVLIGDMASMGLVLIHQGGMVVGDKPSIDFLERVLSGLRRL comes from the coding sequence ATGGCTGAACGATCTGGCGCTGACGGCCGTGCCTTCGGTAGGAACTTCAACTACCAGGAGTGGGCGACCGGCGGATTCCGGTTCGTGGAGCCGGATGCTCATCCCACGCAGGACGAGGAAGCCGAGGACGCACCCAGCCCGTGGGCGGAGCAGGCCCGAAGAGCACGGGACGAAGGAACAGAGCAGGGGCAAGGCGATATGGCTCAGCGTGAGGTTGAAGACTCGTCGTACGACTACGACGACGTTCCCAACCGATTCGACATCGACGGGTACGGCAGCGGCCTGTTCGGAGGTCCGGGTGCCGACCTGTTCGGTGCCCACGGCTTGCCCGAGAGCGTGCCGGAGCAGCTCCCGTACACAACCGGACCTCAGCCGGTCGTGCGACAGGAGGAGCACCCGGCGGCCGAATCAGGCTCGTTGGTCCGCCCGTACACCCGGACCGGCGGCCGAACCCGGCCTGACTACGACCTGGCGATCGAGGCGCTGATCTCCACCAGCGAACGAGGACTCGAGCGCGACGCGGCGGTGCTCCCCGAGCACCGCTCCATCTGCGGGCTGTGCACCGACACCAGGTCGGTGGCCGAGGTCGCCGCGCTGCTCCGGCTTCCGCTGGGCGTGGCGCGAGTGCTCATCGGCGACATGGCCAGCATGGGTTTGGTTTTGATTCACCAGGGCGGCATGGTTGTGGGGGACAAGCCGTCCATCGATTTCCTTGAGAGGGTGCTCAGTGGGCTTCGCAGGCTCTAG
- a CDS encoding GTP-binding protein, protein MGFAGSSPNAAAEGARKPTTSAKIVVAGGFGVGKTTFVGSVSEIVPLTTEAVMTEASAGVDDLSATPNKVTTTVAMDFGRVSLDSDLILYLFGTPGQHRFWFMWDDLVRGAIGAIVLVDTRRLADAFASIDFFDDRQLPYVVGVNCFDGLLHHRIEDVREALTIDQSVPIVTCDARNRQSTKQTLITLVEHAMRQWMSVRAG, encoded by the coding sequence GTGGGCTTCGCAGGCTCTAGCCCCAACGCCGCCGCAGAAGGCGCACGGAAGCCTACGACCTCCGCGAAGATCGTGGTGGCCGGCGGCTTCGGCGTGGGCAAGACGACGTTCGTCGGCTCCGTGTCGGAGATCGTGCCGCTGACCACCGAGGCGGTGATGACGGAGGCCAGTGCGGGGGTCGACGACCTCTCCGCAACGCCCAACAAGGTCACCACCACGGTCGCGATGGACTTCGGCCGAGTCTCGTTGGACAGCGACCTGATCCTGTACCTGTTCGGTACGCCCGGTCAGCACCGCTTCTGGTTCATGTGGGACGACCTCGTGCGGGGCGCCATCGGCGCCATCGTGCTGGTCGACACCCGCAGGCTGGCCGACGCGTTCGCTTCGATCGACTTCTTCGACGACCGGCAGCTGCCGTACGTCGTCGGGGTCAACTGCTTCGACGGTCTGCTCCACCACCGCATCGAGGACGTCCGCGAGGCACTGACGATCGACCAGTCGGTCCCGATCGTCACCTGCGACGCCCGCAACCGGCAGTCGACCAAGCAGACGCTCATCACGCTGGTCGAGCACGCGATGCGTCAGTGGATGTCCGTTCGCGCGGGCTGA
- a CDS encoding helicase-associated domain-containing protein, whose amino-acid sequence MSGTTLADWLRAQDDKVLVALLRARPDLATPPPADTSVLATRLGSRSSVARACEDLDSLALTALEALLVLDADRAPVPISALRALFKPHRVTVARPVALLRSRGLLWGPDSALRVPASARDAVSPFPCGLGRSAPSLADVDLSGLDEGESRVLAALATGRPTGQTKDAAHVVSLERATSPIQKLLARGLLVRRDQSTVELPREVGLAVRGDRPLGDVVAEEPALRTQALDPGRVDGTGAGAVLELVRHVEGLVGSWSQEPPAVLRSGGLGVRELRRVAKDLDVTEERAALLVELAVAAGLVGDSAGLEPEWVPTAQADPWLAAGPEQRWAVLAQAWLELGRLPGLVGGRDDRDRPLNPLAPELARAAAPKDRRRVLEALAELEPGTAVPDVAGLAATLAWRAPRRGGRLRDELVRWTVEEGTALGVLALGAATGAGRALLGEGAAAAAKRLADALPDPVDHVLVQADLTVVAPGRLEPELAGEMALVADVESAGHATVYRVDERTVRRALDSGRTADDLHELFRSRSRTPVPQSLTYLVDDTARKHGRLRGGPAGSFLRCDDPVLVAEVLAHPASDALELRRIAPTVLVSPLPLAEVLAGLRGAGFAPVAEDAGGQVVDLRAGGRRITGRGRRKSPPPPTASPEQLAELVRQLRAGDRAATTTAGARVTVPGNLGSGPSVTLAVLQQAAREGGEVLVDFVDGHGTAASRVIKPQVVGGGVLEGVDVGYGEVRRFPLHRITSVAIVHK is encoded by the coding sequence ATGTCCGGCACCACACTCGCCGACTGGCTGCGCGCCCAGGACGACAAGGTCCTGGTCGCGCTGCTGCGCGCACGCCCCGACCTGGCCACTCCCCCGCCCGCCGACACCTCGGTCCTGGCCACCCGGCTGGGGTCCCGCTCCTCGGTCGCGCGGGCCTGCGAGGACCTGGACTCGCTGGCGCTGACCGCGCTGGAGGCGCTGCTGGTGCTGGACGCCGACCGCGCCCCGGTCCCGATCTCCGCGCTGCGCGCCCTGTTCAAGCCGCACCGGGTGACGGTCGCCCGACCGGTGGCGCTGCTGCGCTCGCGCGGGCTGCTGTGGGGCCCGGACTCGGCGCTGCGCGTCCCGGCCTCGGCCCGCGACGCGGTCTCGCCGTTCCCGTGCGGCCTCGGCCGTTCGGCGCCGTCGCTGGCGGACGTGGACCTGTCCGGGCTGGACGAGGGCGAGTCGCGGGTGCTGGCCGCGCTGGCGACCGGGCGGCCGACCGGCCAGACCAAGGACGCCGCGCACGTGGTGTCGCTGGAGCGGGCGACCAGCCCCATCCAGAAGCTGCTCGCGCGCGGCCTGCTGGTGCGTCGCGACCAGTCCACCGTGGAGCTGCCCCGCGAGGTGGGGCTGGCCGTGCGCGGCGACCGGCCGCTCGGGGACGTGGTCGCCGAGGAGCCCGCGCTGCGCACCCAGGCGCTCGACCCCGGCCGGGTGGACGGCACCGGCGCGGGCGCGGTGCTGGAGCTGGTCCGGCACGTGGAGGGGCTGGTCGGGTCCTGGTCGCAGGAGCCGCCCGCCGTGCTGCGCTCCGGCGGGCTGGGCGTGCGCGAGCTGCGCCGGGTGGCCAAGGACCTGGACGTGACCGAGGAGCGGGCCGCGCTGCTGGTGGAGCTGGCGGTGGCCGCGGGCCTGGTCGGCGACAGCGCGGGCCTGGAGCCGGAGTGGGTGCCGACCGCGCAGGCCGACCCGTGGCTGGCCGCCGGGCCCGAGCAGCGCTGGGCGGTGCTCGCGCAGGCGTGGCTGGAGCTGGGCAGGCTGCCGGGGCTGGTCGGCGGGCGCGACGACCGCGACCGGCCGCTGAACCCGCTGGCCCCCGAGCTGGCGCGGGCCGCCGCGCCCAAGGACCGCAGGCGGGTGCTGGAGGCGCTGGCCGAGCTGGAGCCGGGCACCGCCGTGCCGGACGTGGCCGGGCTGGCCGCGACGCTGGCCTGGCGGGCGCCCCGCCGCGGCGGGAGGCTGCGCGACGAGCTGGTGCGCTGGACCGTCGAGGAGGGCACCGCGCTGGGCGTGCTCGCGCTCGGCGCGGCGACCGGCGCGGGTCGCGCGCTGCTCGGCGAGGGCGCGGCGGCGGCGGCGAAGCGGCTGGCCGACGCGCTGCCCGACCCGGTCGACCACGTGCTCGTGCAGGCCGACCTGACCGTGGTGGCCCCCGGCAGGCTGGAGCCGGAGCTGGCCGGGGAGATGGCGCTGGTCGCCGACGTCGAGTCGGCCGGTCACGCCACCGTGTACCGGGTGGACGAGCGGACCGTGCGGCGGGCGCTCGACTCCGGGCGCACCGCCGACGACCTGCACGAGCTGTTCCGCTCGCGCTCCCGCACGCCGGTCCCCCAGTCGCTGACCTACCTGGTGGACGACACCGCCCGCAAGCACGGGCGGCTGCGCGGCGGCCCCGCCGGGTCGTTCCTGCGCTGCGACGACCCGGTGCTGGTGGCCGAGGTGCTCGCGCACCCCGCGTCGGACGCGCTGGAGCTGCGCCGGATCGCGCCGACCGTGCTGGTGTCGCCGCTGCCGCTGGCCGAGGTGCTGGCCGGGCTGCGCGGCGCGGGCTTCGCGCCGGTCGCCGAGGACGCGGGCGGGCAGGTGGTCGACCTGCGGGCGGGCGGGCGGCGGATCACCGGCCGGGGCAGGCGGAAGTCGCCGCCCCCTCCGACGGCCTCGCCGGAGCAGCTGGCGGAGCTCGTCCGGCAGCTCCGAGCGGGTGATCGGGCGGCCACGACTACCGCGGGTGCACGGGTGACGGTTCCAGGGAACCTCGGATCGGGGCCGTCGGTGACCCTGGCGGTGCTCCAGCAGGCCGCCCGAGAGGGTGGCGAGGTGCTGGTGGACTTCGTGGACGGGCACGGCACCGCCGCCAGCCGGGTGATAAAGCCGCAGGTGGTGGGTGGTGGAGTCCTGGAAGGGGTGGACGTCGGCTACGGAGAGGTGCGGCGCTTCCCGCTGCACCGGATCACCTCGGTGGCGATCGTCCACAAGTGA
- a CDS encoding NAD-dependent malic enzyme, translated as MPVPGPGYSITVRLEAPPSASAAGDLTSAVGRAGGVITAFDVVESHNDRVIIDLTCNALSANHAKDITDTLEQLPGIVVRKVSDRTFLVHLGGKIEISSKVPLRNRDDLSRAYTPGVARVCQAIAENPEDARRLTIKRNTVAVVTDGSAVLGLGNLGPAAALPVMEGKAALFKKFAGVDAWPVCLDTQDTEEIIRAVELIAPVYGGINLEDIAAPRCFEIEARLREKLDIPVFHDDQHGTAIVVVGALRNALRVVGKDISECKIVVCGVGAAGSAIIRLLLKQTPGDVVAVDVDGIVHRDRPGMDPNLASVAESTNKENVSGRLHDALVGADVFIGVSAPNLFGAEQVATMNSDAIVFALANPDPEIDPMEAQKHAAVVATGRSDFPNQINNVLAFPGVFRGLLDANANTITDEMLLAAATAIADVVDGDRLNASFIVPSVFDTTVAPAVAEAVRKVASELKAAERA; from the coding sequence ATGCCGGTCCCCGGCCCTGGTTACTCGATCACCGTTCGCCTGGAGGCGCCGCCCTCGGCGAGCGCTGCGGGAGACCTGACCTCCGCCGTCGGCCGGGCTGGTGGCGTCATCACCGCGTTCGACGTCGTGGAGTCCCACAACGACCGGGTGATCATCGACCTCACCTGCAACGCGCTGTCCGCGAACCACGCCAAGGACATCACCGACACCCTGGAGCAGCTGCCGGGGATCGTCGTGCGCAAGGTCTCCGACCGGACCTTCCTGGTCCACCTCGGCGGCAAGATCGAGATCTCGTCGAAGGTGCCGCTGCGCAACCGCGACGACCTCTCCCGCGCCTACACGCCCGGCGTCGCCCGCGTGTGCCAGGCCATCGCGGAGAACCCCGAGGACGCGCGCCGCCTCACCATCAAGCGCAACACCGTGGCGGTCGTCACGGACGGCTCCGCCGTGCTGGGCCTGGGCAACCTCGGCCCCGCCGCCGCGCTGCCGGTGATGGAGGGCAAGGCCGCGCTGTTCAAGAAGTTCGCGGGCGTCGACGCCTGGCCGGTCTGCCTGGACACCCAGGACACCGAGGAGATCATCCGCGCCGTCGAGCTGATCGCCCCCGTGTACGGCGGCATCAACCTGGAGGACATCGCCGCGCCGCGCTGCTTCGAGATCGAGGCCCGGCTGCGGGAGAAGCTCGACATCCCGGTGTTCCACGACGACCAGCACGGCACGGCGATCGTCGTCGTCGGCGCCCTGCGCAACGCGCTGCGCGTGGTCGGCAAGGACATCTCCGAGTGCAAGATCGTGGTCTGCGGCGTCGGCGCGGCGGGCTCGGCGATCATCCGCCTGCTGCTCAAGCAGACCCCCGGCGACGTCGTCGCGGTCGACGTGGACGGCATCGTGCACCGCGACCGGCCGGGCATGGACCCGAACCTGGCGTCCGTCGCGGAGAGCACGAACAAGGAGAACGTCTCCGGCAGGCTGCACGACGCGCTCGTGGGCGCGGACGTGTTCATCGGCGTCTCCGCGCCGAACCTGTTCGGCGCCGAGCAGGTCGCGACCATGAACAGCGACGCGATCGTGTTCGCGCTGGCCAACCCGGACCCGGAGATCGACCCGATGGAGGCGCAGAAGCACGCCGCCGTCGTGGCCACCGGGCGCAGCGACTTCCCGAACCAGATCAACAACGTCCTGGCGTTCCCCGGCGTGTTCCGGGGGCTGCTCGACGCGAACGCCAACACCATCACCGACGAGATGCTGCTGGCCGCCGCCACGGCGATCGCGGACGTGGTGGACGGGGACCGGCTGAACGCGTCGTTCATCGTGCCGAGCGTGTTCGACACCACGGTCGCGCCCGCCGTCGCGGAGGCCGTGCGCAAGGTCGCGTCCGAGCTGAAGGCGGCCGAGCGGGCCTGA
- the moaC gene encoding cyclic pyranopterin monophosphate synthase MoaC, producing the protein MSQFTHIDASGAARMVDVTDKPATARTAVATGVLRTTAEVVRLLAADDLPKGDALATARIAGIMAAKRTSELVPLCHPIALSGVKVDLELGEAEVRVTATVRTADRTGVEMEALTAVSVAGLALHDMVKAVDPAASMDAVRVERKEGGKTGLWERPA; encoded by the coding sequence ATGAGCCAGTTCACCCACATCGATGCGAGCGGCGCGGCGCGCATGGTCGACGTCACCGACAAGCCGGCCACCGCCCGCACCGCCGTGGCCACCGGGGTGCTGCGCACCACGGCCGAGGTCGTGCGCCTGCTGGCCGCCGACGACCTGCCCAAGGGCGACGCGCTGGCCACCGCCCGCATCGCCGGGATCATGGCCGCCAAGCGCACCTCGGAGCTGGTGCCGCTGTGCCACCCCATCGCGCTGTCGGGCGTCAAGGTCGACCTGGAGCTGGGCGAGGCCGAGGTGCGGGTCACCGCGACCGTGCGCACCGCCGACCGGACCGGCGTGGAGATGGAGGCGCTGACCGCAGTGTCCGTCGCCGGGCTCGCGCTGCACGACATGGTGAAGGCCGTCGACCCGGCCGCGAGCATGGACGCGGTGCGGGTCGAGCGCAAGGAGGGCGGCAAGACCGGCCTGTGGGAGCGCCCCGCGTGA
- a CDS encoding transglycosylase family protein, protein MAVYRGKHRFQSLRANAAVRGIAKVAVAGVIVGAPLAMAGTASAQGSGVNWDAVAACESGGNWSINTGNGYYGGLQFSPSTWSSHGGSGMANQASRAEQIRVAENVMKTQGIGAWPVCGPKGLGGGAAPARTAPAPQQAAPAPQKQSTPQKRATAPVQQQAAPVVVALPQSNPNGDYEIKAGDTLSKIASELKVEGGWAKLHELNKQYIPNADLIMSGMKIATK, encoded by the coding sequence ATGGCGGTTTACCGAGGCAAGCACCGTTTCCAGTCCCTCCGCGCCAACGCGGCCGTTCGCGGCATCGCGAAGGTGGCGGTGGCGGGCGTCATCGTCGGCGCCCCGCTGGCCATGGCGGGCACGGCGTCCGCCCAGGGCTCCGGCGTGAACTGGGACGCCGTCGCGGCGTGCGAGAGCGGCGGCAACTGGAGCATCAACACCGGCAACGGGTACTACGGCGGCCTGCAGTTCAGCCCGTCGACCTGGAGCAGCCACGGCGGTTCCGGGATGGCCAACCAGGCATCCAGGGCCGAGCAGATCCGCGTGGCCGAGAACGTCATGAAGACCCAGGGCATCGGCGCCTGGCCCGTCTGCGGCCCCAAGGGCCTCGGCGGCGGCGCGGCCCCGGCACGCACCGCGCCAGCGCCCCAGCAGGCGGCGCCCGCGCCCCAGAAGCAGTCGACGCCGCAGAAGCGCGCGACGGCCCCGGTCCAGCAGCAGGCGGCCCCCGTGGTCGTGGCGCTGCCCCAGAGCAACCCGAACGGCGACTACGAGATCAAGGCGGGGGACACCCTGTCGAAGATCGCCTCGGAGCTGAAGGTCGAGGGCGGGTGGGCCAAGCTGCACGAGCTGAACAAGCAGTACATCCCGAACGCCGACCTGATCATGTCCGGCATGAAGATCGCCACCAAGTGA
- a CDS encoding MoaD/ThiS family protein, producing MVELTVRYFAGARAAAGVPAETVAVPGAGSGTTVAHVLDVVRAKHGANLTRVLAASSFLLDGIAVRDHAAAVSAGAELDVLPPFAGG from the coding sequence GTGGTCGAGCTGACCGTCCGCTACTTCGCGGGGGCCCGCGCCGCCGCCGGGGTGCCCGCCGAGACCGTGGCGGTGCCGGGCGCGGGGTCCGGGACGACCGTGGCGCACGTGCTCGACGTGGTGCGCGCGAAGCACGGGGCGAACCTCACCCGCGTGCTGGCGGCGTCGAGCTTCCTGCTGGACGGGATCGCGGTCCGGGACCACGCCGCCGCGGTGTCCGCGGGGGCCGAGCTGGACGTGCTGCCCCCCTTCGCGGGCGGTTGA